DNA sequence from the Streptomyces sp. HUAS 15-9 genome:
AAGATCGCGGCGACGACGAAGAGGGCGGCGGAGCGGAGGATGAGCATGCGGGCAGCTTCGCACGTCGGTGTCACCTGATGGACGGCGCCTGCTCACGGCTTCGCGTGGGATACATCCCTACATGGTGAGGATGAGGATGCTTGCTGTGTGCAGTGTGGTGCCGGCCGTGTTCGCGGTCGCCGTCGCCGGGCCCGCCCGGGCGGGCGGTGTGCCGGAGGCCGACCTGTCGTATCACGGTTCGGCGGTGATGACCGGGGAGCGGATGTACGTCCGGCTCACCCCGGCCAACCACGGGCCGTCCGCCGTTCCGGATTCCAGCGTGCGGCTGACCTGGTCGGTGCCGCTCGCGGACGGGCAGCGGCTGCCGGCCGGGTGCGTCCGTACGGGAGAGCGGGAACTGGTCTGCGGGACGGGCGCGCTGCCCGCGGACGGGCTGGGACAGGCGACCGACGTCGGCGTCGTGCTGAGCGACAGCCCGCAGGAGGTGACGCTGGAGGTCGAGACGGAGTGGAGCGGTGGCACGGTGGACCGCAACCGGGCCAATGACCGGGCGCGGGTGCTGGTGCTCAACACCGGGGACGCGTACTCCTTCTGACCGGGGCCGGTGGTTTTGGCCGGGGGCGGGACGGGTGCGTCGTACGATCTCTGCACGGCGCAGACGAAAGGGAGCAGGGCATGTCCGGGAGCGCGAACGGGTCCGGTGCCGCGCGGTCGCGGCTGCTGGACGAGCTGTCCACGGTCTCCCGCCGCTACATGGCGTCGTACGCCCTGTTCAACCAGGCCGTCGCCGACAGCATCGGTCTGCACCCCACCGACCTGCAGTGCCTGAACCTGCTCACGCTGGAGCGGGGACCGGTGACGACGGGCCGGGTCGCGGAGCTGACGGGGCTGACGACCGGGTCGGCGACCCGGCTGGTGGACCGGCTGGAGAAGGCCGGGTACGTGGTCCGGGAGCGGGACGCGGCCGACCGGCGGCGGGTGCTCGTGGCGACCGTGCCGGAGAAGATCGCCGAGTTCGGGCGGATGTGGGAGCGGCTGGGCGGCGACTGGTCCGCGCTCTTCTCCGACCTGGACGACGTCGAACTCGGCGTGATCGTGCGGCACATGCGGCGGACGGTGGACTTCAGCAGCGAGCAGATCGCCCGACTGCGGGGGGAGCGGGGCTAGGGGCTACGGGGCAGGGGGTGATCACGGCGTTCCGCTTCGAGAAGCCGCTGGATCGGTGGCGTACGCGGTGGGCGGCACCCCCACCGTCGCCGTGAAGTCCCGGACGAGGTGTGCCTGGTCCGCGTAGCCGAGGTCGGCTGCCAGGGCGGCCCAGTCCACCGTGTGGTCGGTCTCTGCGTGTTCCAGGGCCTCGTGGATGCGGTAGCGGAGGATCACCCACTTCGGGCCCACGCCGACGTACGCGGCGAAGAGGCGCTGCAGGAGGCGTACGGACATGCCCTCGGACCGGGCGAAGTCCGTGACGCGGCGGATCGTGCGGTCGGTGCGGACACGGTCGACCAGGGCCATGGCCAGGTCGGCCTGGGGGTCGGGGCGGGGGCCGAGCGAGAGCAGGCAGGTGTCGAGGGCGGCTACGCGGGCGTCCTCGTCGTCGGGGGTCAGGACGGGTGCAGGGTCGGTGTCGGGGAGGCGGACGCGCTTGCCCGTCCACTGCGAGACCGGGTGGTCGGGTGCGAAGGGGCGGTAGCCGCCCGGCCGGAACTGGATCCCGCAGACCCGGCCCCTGCCCTCCAGCTTCTGTGTGAACAGGCCGAGCCCGATCCCGGCCACCTCGGCGAAGGGCTCCTGCCCTTCGAACCGCTGGAAGACGATGTTCACGGACGGGTGCGGGACGACATGGGAGGCGTACGGCTGGGTCAGCTCCCAGTCGATCAGCCAGTAGTGCTCCAGGTAGGGGCGGAGCGGCTCCGCGGGCTCTCGGCGGCGGAAGTCCACGCGCGCGAAGAGCTCCGCGGCGTCGACGATGCCTCGGGTGTCACGGCGTGGGGCGGCCATGTCGCGATCGTAGGCCGGGGCACTGACAAGGGGCGGAATACCAGGGCGGGGGTGACGGTTGGAGAGTATAGTTGAATCATCAACAACTTGGAGGATGAGCGACCATGCAGTTCGGGATCTTCAGCGTGGGCGACGTCACCCCGGACCCCGCCACGGGCCGCACGCCGACCGAGCGCGAGCGCATCAAGGCCATGGTCGCCATCGCGCTGAAGGCCGAGGAGGTCGGCCTGGACGTCTTCGCGACCGGCGAGCACCACAACCCGCCGTTCGTGCCGTCGTCGCCGACCACGATGCTCGGCCACATAGCCGCGAAGACGGAGAAGCTGATCCTCTCCACGTCCACCACCCTGATCACCACCAACGACCCGGTGAAGATCGCGGAGGACTACGCGATGCTCCAGCACCTGGCGGACGGGCGGGTCGACCTGATGATGGGCCGCGGCAACACCGGGCCGGTGTACCCGTGGTTCGGCCAGGACATCCGCGAGGGCATCAACCTCGCCATCGAGAACTACGCCCTGCTGCGCCGGTTGTGGCGCGAGGACGTCGTCGACTGGGAGGGCAAGTTCCGCACGCCGCTGCAGGGCTTCACCTCCACCCCGCGGCCGATGGACGACGTGCCGCCGTTCGTCTGGCACGGCTCCATCCGCTCCCCGGAGATCGCCGAGCAGGCCGCCTACTACGGCGACGGCTTCTTTCACAACAACATCTTCTGGCCCGCCGACCACACCAAGCGCATGGTCGAGTTCTACCGCAAGCGGTTCGCGCACTACGGGCACGGCACGCCCGAGCAGGCGATCGTCGGGCTCGGCGGCCAGGTGTTCATGCGGAAGAACTCGCAGGACGCGGTGCGCGAGTTCCGGCCGTACTTCGACAACGCGCCGGTATACGGCCACGGGCCCTCCCTGGAGGACTTCACCGACCAGACCCCGCTGACCGTCGGCTCGCCGCAGCAGGTGATCGAGAAGACGCTGGCCTTCCGCGAGTACGCCGGTGACTACCAGCGCCAGCTGTTCCTGATGGACCACGCCGGGCTGCCGCTGAAGACCGTCCTCGAGCAGCTCGACCTGCTGGCCGAGGAGGTCGTACCGGTGCTGCGCGAGGAGTTCGCCAAGGGTCGCCCGGCCGATGTGCCCGAGGCGCCCACCCACGCTTCCCTCCTCGAGAAGAAAGAGGTGACCGCCGTATGAAACTCGTCGTCGTCTCGGCGGGGCTGAGCGTCCCCTCGTCCACGCGGCTGCTCGCCGACCGGCTGGCCGCCGCCGTCGGCCGGCAGGCCCCGGTGGAGATCCAGGTGGTCGAGCTGCGCGAGCTCGCCGTGGAGATCGCGCACAACTTCACCAACGGCTTCCCGGGCCGCGGCCTGTCCGCCGCCCTGGACGCCGTCACGGAGGCGGACGGGCTGATCGTCGTCACGCCGGTGTTCTCGGCGTCGTACAGCGGACTGTTCAAGTCGTTCTTCGACGTGCTGGACAAGGACGCGCTCGCGGGCGAGCCGGTGCTGATCGCCGCCACCGGCGGCACCGCCCGCCACTCCCTGGTGCTGGAACACGCGCTGCGCCCGCTGTTCACCTATCTGCGGGCCGTGGTCGTCCCGACCGGCGTGTACGCCGCCTCGGAGGACTGGGGCGCGGAAGGGCTGCCGGAGCGGATCGAGCGGGCGGCGGAGGAACTGGCGCGGCTGATGACCGGGCTGTCGGCTGCCGGGCCGGAGGCCCAGGGCGCCATGGATGTGGTGCCCTTCGAGGATCGGCTCGCGCGGCTCGCCAGCGCTTGAGCCGACGGTGAGAAGACGGTAGGGGCCCGCTCCTGGTTGCCTCTGTGAGGGTGAGAGCCAGGTAAAAAGGGTGATCGTAGGCCCGCTCGCCCCGGCCGAACCGCCACCCGCCTTGGCAGACTGGGTCCGTGCCCCAGACTGTGCTGCTCGCCGAAGACGATCGTGCCATCCGTCATGCCCTGGAGCGTGCCCTGACCCTGGAGGGCTACCAGGTGACGGCGGTCGCCGACGGCGTGGAAGCACTGGCGCAGGCCCACCGCACCCCGCCGGACGTGCTCGTGCTCGATGTGATGATGCCGGGCATCGACGGGCTGCAGGTGTGCCGCGTCCTGCGGGCCGAGGGCGACCGCACGCCGATCCTGATGCTCACCGCGCTGGTGGAGACCGCCGACCGCATCGCGGGCCTGGACGCCGGGGCCGACGACTATGTCGTCAAGCCCTTCGACGTCGAGGAGGTCTTCGCCCGGCTCCGCGCCCTGCTGCGCCGCACCAGCCCGGTGAACGCGGTCAGCGGCAGCGGCCACGCCGGCGGCAGCGATCTGGCCAGGGAGCCGCAGATCTCCGACCGGCAGATCGAGGCCGCCGGGCTGCGCATGGACCTCCAGGCCCGCCGGGCCTGGCGCGGTCAGCGGGAGCTGGAGCTGACCCGCACCGAGTTCGAGCTGCTGGAACTGCTGGTCCGCAACTCGGGGATCGTCCTCGACCACTCCACCATCTACGACCGGATCTGGGGCTACGACTTCGGGCCCGGCTCCAAGAACCTGGCCGTCTACGTCGGCTATCTGCGCCGCAAGCTGGACGAGCCCGGCGCGCCGCAGTTGATCCACACCGTGCGGGGCGTGGGTTACGTGCTCCGGGAGGACTGAGTGGGCCGCCTCAGGCGGCTGCCGGCCCGGCGCCGGCCCAAGCTCGTGTCGCTGCGCACCACCTTCGCCGTGTCCTTCGCGGCCGTCACCGCGGTCGTCACCATCCTCGTGGGCATCCTGTCCTACGGCGCCGCCGCCCGGCTGGTGCGGGTGGACCAGCAGTCGGTGTTCACCCAGGTCGTGCAGGACGTGCAGGACGAGGTGCGGCAGCACGAGATGGTGCCGGACGACTTCAGCTCCTCGCGTCCGGGGCACGATCTGGTGCGGCCCGCCCGTACCGATGTGCAGGTGCTCGGGGCGAAGGGGCAGATCGTCGACCACGGGAGTCCCGTGCTCCCCGTCACCGCCCGCGACCGGGCCGCGGCCACCGCCAGGGAGGCCGGCCGGACCGTCCAGTACAAGGACGTGCGGGTCGGCGAGGACCTCTTCCGCATCGCCACCGTGGCGCTCGGCGACGGGCGGGGCGCGGTGCAGGTCGCGCAGGAGTTCAGCGACACCGAGGACCTGCTGCGGGCGCTGCAGCAGCGGACGCTGATGCTCATGGCCGCCGTCGTGGTCGCCGCGGGGCTCTTCGGCTGGTGGCTGGCCCGCCGTATCACCCGGCGCCTGGTCGTCCTCACCTCGGCCGCCGAGGACGTCGCCCGTACCCGCCGGCTGGGCATCGAGGTGCCCGTCGCGGGCCTCGACGAGGTGGGGCGCCTGGGCCGCGCCTTCGACCGCATGCTGGGGCGGCTGGCCCAGTCGGAGGAGGACCAGCGCCGGCTCGTGCAGGACGCCGGGCACGAGCTGCGCACCCCGCTGACGTCGTTGCGTACGAACATCTCGCTGCTGCGGAGGATCGACGAGCTTCCGCCCGCCACCCGGGACGAGCTGGTCGCCGACCTCACCCAGGAGGCGCGCGAGCTGACCGACCTGGTCAACGAGCTCGTCGATCTCGCCGCCGGGCAGTCCGACGCCGAGCCGCCGCAGCGGGTGGACCTCGCCGACATCGCCGAGGACGTCGTGGGGCTCGCGAAGCGCCGTACCGGGCGGGCGATCGTCCTGCGGGTGAGCGGCGACACGACCACCGACGGCCGGCCCGGCATGCTCCAGCGCGCGATGTCCAACCTCGTCGAGAACGCGGCGAAGTTCGACCGCGGCGGCGAGGCTCCCATCGAGGTCAACATCACCGGGCCGGCCAGGCACGGCACGGTCCGCGTCGAGGTCCTCGACCGTGGGCCCGGGATCGCCGACGGCGACCTGATGCGCATCTTCGACCGCTTCTACCGCGCGGCCGACGCCCGCTCCCTGCCCGGCTCCGGACTCGGCCTGTCCATCGTCCGTGAGGTGGCCATGGCCCACGGCGGCGCACCGTTCGCCTTCCGGCGCGAGGGGGGCGGGTCGGTCATCGGGTTCACGGTCGGCGGCGGGATCGGGGGCGGGGACGCGCGGGGTGGCGGGGTCCGCGGGACGTGAGCCGTCGCCTGGACGCAGGGCGTGTCGTCACCCTTGAGGGCGACCGCCGGAACGCCGAGGTCCGTAGCGGTGGCCTGGGCGGGTCCGGTCTCGCCGACCGGGCGTTCGCGCGACCTGAGGCCAAGCCGACCCTACGTACTGTAGGTTCCCATCTGCCGACGGCCGTTCGTCTGTCCACCGGGGGGAACCATGCAGGGCACTGAGACACCGCGGGCCCGGCGGCCCCGAGGGCCCCGACAGCTCCGGTGGTTCCTGTCGCAGGCGGAGGTCAGCCTCGCGCCCACGCTCACCGTGCTCGTCGTGAGCCTTGTGATCGCCGCCACAGGGGTGTATGAACTGTGCGGCTTCGGACTGCACAGCCTCGACCGGCGCCCGCATCTCTTCAGTGACGGGCTCGCCACGGGCGGTGTGATCGTCGCCGTCGTGGCGGCCGGCGCGGCCGTGGGCAACCTGGCCTGGCATCTGGCGGCGGCGCGGCGGGGGTCGGACCGGACCGGGTGAGACCCGATAGGCCCATATACCGACTTCCCTACAAGCTGTAGGGTCAGCCTAGTCCCGTCCCCGTCCCCAAGGTGACCAGTCACCATGCCCGCACCCGCACAGCGGCCGCCCCTGATTTCCCCACAAGTCCCCGCTCAGCGCAACTCCCGGCAGCGCGCCGCCGAGGCCGACCCGCCCCCGCTCAGGGTCTGGGCCGCCACGGCCACGGTCTGGTACCTGCGGCTGATGGCCGTGTTCAACATCGTGGCCGTCATGTCGCTGCCGTTCCGCCAGGAAGTCCAGGAGCACAACACCGGCCGGCTCCTGGACATCCACCGTGCGCACGCACACCACGCCGGCCAGTTCTTCACCCCGTACCTGGCCACCGCCGGCCTCGTCTCGGCCGCGCTCGCGCTGTTCCTCGCGCTGGTGATGCGACGCCGCAAGCGGGCCGCCTGGGTGTCCAACCTGCTGCTCGCCGGCCCCCTCTTCGGCCTCTACGTCCTCGCCCTCACCCAGCCCGAGTACCGCGAACACGTCTTCAACTGGGTCTCCGCCGGCCTCACCGGGCTCTTCGTGGCCGCGCTGATCGTCGGCCGCCGCGAGTTCAACGCGGTGGGCGATCCCTCCAACCCGAAGCTGGCCCTGGCCGTCGGCGCGGGCGGCGTCCTCGTCACCGGCGCTCTGGGCACGCTGCTCGTGAACGCCACCAACAAGCTCCCCGGCGCGAGCCTCACCGACGAGATCGCCTACACCTTCCTGCGGGGCATCAGCGTCGGCCCGCTCGCCGACCGCATCGATGTCGTGCACGCGCCCCGCTGGACCGACATCGCCATCAACTTTCTGCTCGCGGCGGCCTTCTGCCTCGTCCTGTACGCCTGCTTCCGCTCGCCCCGCGGGCGTCGGCTGCTCAGCGCGGAGGACGAGGAGCGGCTGCGCCGACTGCTCGACCGGCACGGCGCCCGCGACTCCCTCGGCTACTTCGCGCTGCGCCGCGACAAGGCCGTCATCTGGTCGCCCACCGGCAAGGCCGCCATCGGCTACCGCGTCATCGGCGCCGTCAGCCTCGCCTCCGGCGACCCGATCGGCGACCCGGAGGCCTGGCCCGGCGCCATCGACGCCTGGCTCGCCGAGGCACGCCGGCACGCCTGGACGCCCGCCGTGATGGGCGCCGGCGAGGAGGCCGGCACGATCTACGCACGCCATGGCCTGGACGCCCTGGAACTCGGCGACGAGGCGATCGTGGACCTGGCCGACTTCACCCTCGAAGGGCGCGCCATGCGCGTCGTACGGCAGGCGCACAACCGTGTCCGCCGGGCCGGGTACACGGTCCGCATCCGGCGCCACGAGGACATCCCCGACGACGAGATGGCCCTGCTCGTCGAGCGCGCCGACCACTGGCGCGACGGTGCCACCGAGCGCGGCTTCTCCATGGCGCTGGGCCGCCTCGGCGACCCGTCCGACGGCCGCTGCGTGATGCTGGAGTGCCGGGACGCCGACGGCGCGCCGCGCGCCCTGCTCAGCTTCGTCCCCTGGGGTGAGCACGGCCTCTCCCTCGACCTGATGCGCCGTGATCGCGAGGGCGAGAACGGTCTGATGGAGTACATGGTCGTGGAACTCCTGCTGCGGGCGGAGGAGTTGGACGTCCAGCGGGTCTCGCTGAACTTCGCGATGTTCCGCTCGGTCTTCGAACGCGGCTCCCGCCTCGGCGCCGGCCCGGTCCTGCGTCTGTGGCGCTCGATCCTCACCTTCTTCTCACGCTGGTGGCAGATCGAGTCCCTGTACCGCGCCAACGCCAAGTACCGCCCGCTGTGGGAGCCGCGCTATCTGCTCTTCGCCAAGAGCAGCGACATCCCGCGCATCGGGCTGGCGAGCGCGCGGGCGGAGGGCTTCCTCACGCCGCCCGCGCTCCCGTCCTTCACCCGGCGCAAGCAGACCCCCTGCGAGGAGGTCACTGCGTCCCCACCGTCCGCAGCAGGGTGAGCACCAACGTCCGCGCCACACCCACCACCTCGGCCAAGGACACCCGCTCCTGCGGGCTGTGCGCAACCTTGATGTCCCCCGGCCCGAACTGCAGCGTCGGTATCCCGGCCCCGGCATACAGCCGCAGGTCGCTCCCGTACGGCGCCCCGCGCTCCCGGTCACGCTGGGATCGCCAGCAGTTCGAGCAGGGTGCGGCCGATGGCCTCCTCGTCGACGGAGCCGAGGGCGGCGGCCTCCTTCCGTCCCGTCGGGTTCACTCCACGTCGGCGACGACCGACCCGACGCGTTCGGCCAGGCCCGGGTCGCGGCGGACCAGGAGGGTCGCATAGCCGACGGAGCCGAGCAGCGCGGCCAGTGCCGCGTAGGGGAACCAGCTGTACGGCGCCGGCTGTCCCGGCTTGGCGAGGTAGTAGAGCGGAACCAGGATGGCCAGGGTGCCGATCGCGGGCAGCACCAGGTGCCGTACCACCCGGAACTCCTGCGGACGGTATCTGCGGTAGTACAGCGGCAGGGCGATGTTGGAGGCGAGGTAGACCAGCAGGATCAGCAGGGAGCCCAGGCTGGAGGACTCGGTGAAGAAGACCACGGGGTCCATCGAGCCCTTTCCGCCGAGCAGATGCCCCAGGCCCCAGCCCGCGATGATCAGCAGCGCGGTGACGGCGAAGGTGACGATCGCGTTGGTCGGCGTACGGCGGGTGGGATGCACATAGCCGAAGAAGGACGGCAGCAGCCCCTCGCGTCCGGCGTTGAACACCAGCCGCGCCTGGGAGTTGATCCCTGCGATCAGCACCCCGAGGGTGGAGGTCAGGCCCCCGACGTAGGCGACGAACGCCAGCGCGCCGAGGGTGTGGCGGGCGACGTCGATGAAGGGGATGGGGGAGGCGCCGAGCCGCTCCACGTCGTAGCCGAAGCCGGTGACCGTGGCGTACGAGAAGAGGATGTAGCTCACCGTCATGATCGCGACGGAGGAGAACACCGCGCGGCCGACGTTGCGCCGTGGGTTCTCCGTCTCCTCGGCCAGCGCCGCCGAGTTCTCCCAGCCGATGAACAGATACACCGCCAGCGGGAAGCCCGCCGCCAGCCCCTGGAGGCCGTGGGTGAGGTGGCTCGGCAGGAACGGAGCTGCCGAGAGGTGGCCGCGGTGCTCGACGAGGGTCGCGATCGAGACCACGACCAGGACCAGCATCTCCACGACGAAGAAGTAGCCGGCCCACTTGGTGGAGACCACGATCCCGCGCAGCATCAGCATCACGGCCAGCCCGGTCAGCAGCAGCGTCCAGATGATCCACGGCAGGTCGACGCCGGTGTAGTGGTTGAGCGTGATCTGTACGAACCCGCCCGAGATCGCGATGACGGAGCCCATCGCGATGATGTAGCCGAGGCCGGCCAGCAGCGCCGTGGTCACCGCGCTGACCGGCCCGAAGGTCTTGCCTACGAAGGTGATGAAGCTGCCCGCCGAGGGGTGCGCCCGGGAGAACTCGGCGAGGGTGTTGCCCAGCAGGGCGACGGCGACGCCCGCGGCGGCGATGGTCAGTGGGGAGGCGACGCCCGCGGTGGTGGCCAGGAAGGCGAAGCCGAAGAAGAAGCTCATGGCCGGGCCGACGTTGGCCATCGTGGCGGCGGCGATGTCCGCCATGCCGAGGACGCCGCCGCGCAGCCGCTGGGGCGCGCCGTCGGTCTGGCCCGACGTCGGGGACGGGCCGACCGCTCCGGGGTCGGGCATGGCGACGGCTCCTTCTCGGGGGTGGCGGCACGGGCAGGGGAGGGAAGGGGGCTGGCCGGCGCGAGCGGGTGTCAGTCCGGGACGGCGTGCTGGTGGGCCTTCACCGCTCGTACCGCCGGGGCCATCGCGCCGCGGGTGAGCTCGTCCAGCAGGTCGGCGTGGCAGCGGTTGCGGGCCCGAATGACGGCGGGTGCCGGAGCGGGCCGCAGCAGGCACTGCCGGCCGAGCAGGTCGGCGGCGAACTCACGGATGCCGGCGCCGCCCAGCGTCTGTGCGAGGTCGAGGTGGAAGCGGGTCTCCAGTTCGAGCAGCCGGGCCTCCTCGTAGACCTGGTTCATCTCGTCGACCAGGGCGCGCAGCCCGTCGAGCCGGCCGTCCGGGATCTCGCCTGCGGTGTGGGCCACGAGACCGCACTCGAGCAGCAGGTGGAAGGCCTCCAGCGCGTCCGCCTCGGTGGCGTCGTGCATCAGGGCGACGACCGTGTCCCAGTCCGCCGCGACGAAGGTCCCGCCGGCCCGGCCCCGACGGCGGTCGAGCAGCCCGTCCTGGCACATGCCCTCCAGCGCGCGGCGCACGGTGATCTCACTGATCCCCAGTTCCTCGGCGAGGACGCCGGCGTCCGGCAGCCGGTCTCCCGGTGCCACGGACTTCAGGCGTACCCGCAGGGCGATCCGTGAGCGGACGAGCTCCGATCCGGTGGGGCCCCGGCCCGTCAGGACGCGGGTGTCCCATACCCCGGCGACCGGCGCGGGCCGTGCGGGACCCGGCTGGTTGTAGGGACCGAACTTGCCCGCTGCATTCACCACGACGCCACCCTAACGGCCTGCCGAGCGGGGACTTGGCCCGCGGCGACGGTATCCGTACGGGGGGTTCTCGCGACCATGCCGCGTTGTTGTGCATGGGGGCTCCCCAGGGGCCGGAACACGGGGACGACGCGGTGGCCGCACCCAAAGATGCGGCTCCGCGCGCTGCACGAAAAATAGAGCAAGGTGAACAGTTAAACAAGTCTTGTTCTTTTGGATCGTACTGAACTAATTTCCAGACGCCCTGGTCCGCCCTCCCTCCATGGATGTCGAGATGACCACACGTCCCCCCGTCCCCGCCCCTTCGGACACCGGCCCGGCGACGACCGCCGCCGAGAGCGCTCCGGCCGACTCCGGTCTGCAGGCCGGACTGAAGAACCGCCACCTGTCGATGATCGCGATCGGCGGCGTCATCGGCGCAGGCCTGTTCGTCGGCTCCGGCTCCGGCATCGCCGCCGCGGGCCCCGGCATCCTCGTGTCCTACGCGCTCGTCGGCGTCCTCGTCGTCCTGGTCATGCGCATGCTCGGCGAGATGGCCGCGGCCAACCCGACCTCCGGCTCGTTCTCCGCGTACGCGGACCGCGCGCTGGGCCGCTGGGCCGGATTCACCATCGGCTGGCTGTACTGGTTCTTCTGGGTCGTGGTGCTCGCGGTCGAGGCGACCGCCGGGGCGAAGATCCTGGCCGGCTGGATTCCGGCGGTCCCGCAGTGGGGCTGGGCACTGATCGTCATGACCGTCCTCACCGCCACCAACCTGGCCTCGGTCAGCTCCTACGGCGAGTTCGAGTTCTGGTTCGCCGGCATCAAGGTCGTCGCCATCGCCGTGTTCATCGTGATCGGCGGCCTGGCGATCTTCGGTCTCCTCCCCGGCTCCGACCACCCGGCATCCGGCTTCTCCTACCTCACCTCGCACGGCGGCTTCCTGCCGAACGGCCCCGGCGCGATCCTCACCGGCGTCCTGATGGTGGTCTTCTCCTTCATGGGCAGCGAGATCGTCACGCTGGCGGCGGGGGAGACCGCGGACCCGCGGGCCGCCGTCACCAAGGCCACCAACAGCGTGATCTGGCGGATCGCGGTGTTCTACCTGGGCTCGATCCTGATCGTGGTCTCGCTGCTGCGCTGGGACGACCCGGCGATCCTCAAGGACGGCTCGTACGTCGCGGCCCTCAGCTCCATCGGTATCCCGCACGCCGCCCAGATCATGAACGCGATCGTGCTGACCTCGGTCCTGTCCTGCCTCAACTCCGGCCTCTACACCGCCTCGCGCATGGCCTTCTCCCTCGGCCGGCGCAGCGACGCCCCGGCCTCCTTCGGCCGGGCCACGGGACGCGGCGTGCCGCGTGCGGCCATCCTGGCCTCGGTGGTCTTCGGCTTCGTCGCGGTCGCCTTCAACTACCTGTGGCCGGACACGGTCTTCCAGTTCCTGCTCAACTCCTCCGGCGCGATCGCCCTGTTCGTCTGGATGGTGATCTGCTTCTCCCAGCTGCGCATGCGCAAGATCATCGAACGGGAGACACCGGAGAAGCTGGTCGTCAGGATGTGGCTGTACCCCTACCTGACCTGGGCCACCATCGCCCTGATCACCTTCGTACTGGGCTACATGCTCACCGACACGGCCGACGGCGGCGGCCGCGACCAGGTGGTCCTGTCCACCCTGGTGGCCATCGGTGTGGTCGTCTTCGCCCTGATCCGCGAACGCCGGGCCCGCAACCGGAACGCGGTCACGTCGTCGTAGGGACGACCTTGCGCAACGGCGGTGGTGCGGCTCCGGCCGCACCACCGCCGTGGGCGTGCACAAGGGAGGGGCCCAACAACCCC
Encoded proteins:
- a CDS encoding FadR/GntR family transcriptional regulator, which encodes MVNAAGKFGPYNQPGPARPAPVAGVWDTRVLTGRGPTGSELVRSRIALRVRLKSVAPGDRLPDAGVLAEELGISEITVRRALEGMCQDGLLDRRRGRAGGTFVAADWDTVVALMHDATEADALEAFHLLLECGLVAHTAGEIPDGRLDGLRALVDEMNQVYEEARLLELETRFHLDLAQTLGGAGIREFAADLLGRQCLLRPAPAPAVIRARNRCHADLLDELTRGAMAPAVRAVKAHQHAVPD
- a CDS encoding amino acid permease, producing MTTRPPVPAPSDTGPATTAAESAPADSGLQAGLKNRHLSMIAIGGVIGAGLFVGSGSGIAAAGPGILVSYALVGVLVVLVMRMLGEMAAANPTSGSFSAYADRALGRWAGFTIGWLYWFFWVVVLAVEATAGAKILAGWIPAVPQWGWALIVMTVLTATNLASVSSYGEFEFWFAGIKVVAIAVFIVIGGLAIFGLLPGSDHPASGFSYLTSHGGFLPNGPGAILTGVLMVVFSFMGSEIVTLAAGETADPRAAVTKATNSVIWRIAVFYLGSILIVVSLLRWDDPAILKDGSYVAALSSIGIPHAAQIMNAIVLTSVLSCLNSGLYTASRMAFSLGRRSDAPASFGRATGRGVPRAAILASVVFGFVAVAFNYLWPDTVFQFLLNSSGAIALFVWMVICFSQLRMRKIIERETPEKLVVRMWLYPYLTWATIALITFVLGYMLTDTADGGGRDQVVLSTLVAIGVVVFALIRERRARNRNAVTSS
- a CDS encoding APC family permease codes for the protein MPDPGAVGPSPTSGQTDGAPQRLRGGVLGMADIAAATMANVGPAMSFFFGFAFLATTAGVASPLTIAAAGVAVALLGNTLAEFSRAHPSAGSFITFVGKTFGPVSAVTTALLAGLGYIIAMGSVIAISGGFVQITLNHYTGVDLPWIIWTLLLTGLAVMLMLRGIVVSTKWAGYFFVVEMLVLVVVSIATLVEHRGHLSAAPFLPSHLTHGLQGLAAGFPLAVYLFIGWENSAALAEETENPRRNVGRAVFSSVAIMTVSYILFSYATVTGFGYDVERLGASPIPFIDVARHTLGALAFVAYVGGLTSTLGVLIAGINSQARLVFNAGREGLLPSFFGYVHPTRRTPTNAIVTFAVTALLIIAGWGLGHLLGGKGSMDPVVFFTESSSLGSLLILLVYLASNIALPLYYRRYRPQEFRVVRHLVLPAIGTLAILVPLYYLAKPGQPAPYSWFPYAALAALLGSVGYATLLVRRDPGLAERVGSVVADVE